One Mytilus trossulus isolate FHL-02 chromosome 5, PNRI_Mtr1.1.1.hap1, whole genome shotgun sequence DNA segment encodes these proteins:
- the LOC134719128 gene encoding uncharacterized protein LOC134719128: protein MQMKVLKAAIIAAGIIIIISYLMNTLFRNNYYSNGKDAFHKVTMTTVGLLKPNSFESWLSFWGPHMLILSNRQKAKGSKIEGHIWSHRNSNFLRKSQLLAYYRHIMKYRHTIRRICEIGFNGGHSALMWAILFKGNIDIVVFDTCIDKRCDIGEELIREMFPKIRLKVVRGDSTKTVPIYRHNNPNVKCDFISIDGGHLGEVPKTDLLYMQYLAADNNIIVMDDVNIKSNETFEKTVGKAWKYAITNKLVKQIGECNPCTTDFTTTCQFCFGKYLKNMI, encoded by the coding sequence ATGCAAATGAAGGTTTTGAAAGCAGCGATTATCGCAGCTGGAATAATAATCATTATTTCCTATTTGATGAATACATTATTCAGAAACAACTATTATTCCAATGGAAAAGATGCGTTTCATAAGGTCACTATGACAACCGTTGGATTATTGAAACCAAACTCTTTTGAATCATGGCTTTCGTTCTGGGGACCACACATGTTAATCTTATCTAATCGACAAAAGGCAAAGGGATCAAAAATTGAAGGACACATTTGGAGTCACAGAAATAGTAACTTTTTACGTAAATCACAACTTCTTGCTTATTATAGACATATCATGAAATATAGACACACAATCAGGAGAATTTGTGAAATAGGATTTAATGGTGGCCATTCAGCTCTCATGTGGGCTATTCTGTTTAAAGGAAATATTGATATAGTGGTATTTGATACGTGCATTGATAAACGATGCGATATCGGGGAAGAATTAATTCGTGAAATGTTTCCAAAAATCAGGCTCAAAGTTGTACGAGGAGATTCAACAAAAACAGTTCCTATATATCGTCATAATAATCCTAATGTAAAATGTGATTTTATATCAATTGATGGCGGACATCTTGGCGAAGTACCGAAGACCGATTTGCTTTATATGCAGTATCTAGCGGCAGACAACAACATAATTGTAATGGATGATGTCAACATAAAGTCGAATGAAACCTTCGAAAAAACAGTTGGAAAAGCCTGGAAATATGCAATTACAAACAAACTCGTTAAACAAATTGGAGAATGCAATCCCTGCACAACAGATTTTACGACAACTTGTCAATTTTGTTTCGGGAAGTATTTAAAGAATATGATTTAA